The nucleotide window CAAGTTCGACTTCCCTCTCACAATGGTCTTCACGGGCATTTCCTTGATGACCCCTAGGTTCAAGAATCCGGCGTCAGCTACAACGTAATCTATTTCCATGTATTGGCTTACTTCCCTCACGCTCCTGAGTAGGAACTGTGATGGACTGTCGCTTCTCAAATCTGCTACCTCCACTAGGAGGGGTAACCTTAAGGGATATACGAGGTCCAAGGATCTCATCTTTACTCCTTTTCTCTTCCAGTTGTAGAGTAGAAAGCCCTCTGCTTTTTCTTGTTCCTTTTCTCCCACGGTTAATCCGGTCTCATCTACAGCGACTACGTTGATCTCTCCCTTTACTTCTCTGTAGATTGGGTAGAACTTGAAGGTTCTCTGACCTTTACTAATTACTTTCTCGCCTCGTCTTACTACCTTCAAGTAGTATTTTCCTCTGTTTCCGGTTAGCAAGGATGGTGCTGCTTTCACTATTTCCGGGTCTAGATCTTGAGAGATAACGTTAATATTGTTTGTTGCTAAATTTATAGCGAGGGACTTCAGCTCCGTTTTGGATACTTGTATGGTTTGCATAACGGAGTTATGGAGTCCCTCGCTTTAACCTTTTCTTGTTCATCTCGTCCTTCCACCTACTTTCCTCTATTGATAATACTAGACAAATGGTATTACTCTTTATATATAAACTCGTTTTCTGTTAGTTTCTTCAACAAATATGAAAATTTTTTGCTTCTTGTGTTGAAATAAGCCGATTTTTCTAACTCCGCTCTGATATTTTTCTCTTCCATAGAAATTGTATCATTTTGAGTAAAATTGGTGAAACACCACTGATTGAAATTATGTGATGAGTATAGAATTCCATTAGTGCCAAGAGGTGCGGGGACTTCTACTATAGGGCAAGTCCTTCCTATTTACTCCTCAATTATATTAGACATGAATGATATGAAGGAGGTTATAGAGATTGATGACAAATGGGTTAAGGTCACTCCCAGCGTGAAGATTTTAAGGACTTTAGATTACTTAAGGAGAAGGGGGAAGGAGTTAAGGGTTTACCCTAGTAGTTTTTACATCGCGACATTAGGGGGATACATAGCCGGAGGAGATGTTGGTATTGGATCCTTCCAGTACGGTTATCATTTCGATAATAACGGTATTAATTCCGTGAGAGTTTTAGGAGTCACCGGTAAGTATACTTTAAATGGAAAGGACACTTTAGCAGTGGCTCAAGCAGCAGGTACTACTGGAGTTATAACTGAGGCGGAATTGGCGATAATAGACTATGAAGACTGGAAAGATCAATTAATAAGGTTAAATGATTTAGAAGAGGTAGTGAAGATTTTAAAGAAGTTAGGAGAGTTTAGGAGTAAAATTAGGAGAATCACAGTAGAGGATTATGAGGCATTATCCTTAGTTGGGAAGGATAGGTTAGATAAAGTAGGGAAGTGGAACGTTATAGTAGCGAGTACTTTAAGCTTCGGAGAGGAGGTTAATTTGAGGTTTTTAGATGAGTTAGCTTTCGCTGCTATTTACGTTACGATGAGTAAGCTGACTAAATTTAAGGATTACTTTTACGAGGTTAGGTTGCTTTCTTTGGATAGCTTTCTGAGGGTTGTTAAACAAGTTAAAGAAGCTCTAAACTCTAACGTTTTAATACACGGTGATGTAATGACTTTAAGAGGTGAAATAATAATTTATACTGTATTTATTTCTGATAAATCAAATTTTGAAATAATAGACTCGATAATGCTAAAGGAAGGGATACCGTTTGAAATACACTCAATAGAGGTAAACGATAGGGTTGATGAGGAATATAGACTTGAATTAATGAAGAAATACAAGCGAATTATGGATCCACATAATATTCTGAATCCAGGGAAGTTGAGACTATGATGCTTAAATCATTAATTGATGCTATAGAAATACTCGAATCTAAGGACCCTTTAAATCTACTGAGAAGTAAATTAAAGGGTGTGGAGTACGAAGAAAAGAAAATAGGAGAAGTAACTTTCGTAAAGGTATATTACGGGAGTGGGGGAAGGGAAAAGGTTGAGATTTTAGGTAGATTAGGAGCAATTCAGATGCAAAACGCAAGCAAAGGATTGGTTTCAGATGCCGATGGTGCGATAGTAACATTAGCTGTACTTCTAGAGCTCTTAAACCTTAAGGAGAAGGGAATAGCTTTAGACTTAGACGTATCTTTCGTAACGAATATTTCACTTAACGCTAAGCTAATTCCCCATCAACCATTTAACTTTATGGTACCTCTTATAGGATTAGATGAGGCGTTAAAGGAAGAAGTAGACCCTAAGGCTGGCCTAATCCTTTCTATAGATTCAACTAAGGGAAATAGATTAGCTAAGTTTGATGACTTCGCTCTTACACACGTAATTAAGGACGGTTATATATTGAAATTAAAAGATGAGGTAATAGACATTTATAATAGAGTAACTGGACATGAAGTGTATTTAGTTTCTTTAACTACGGGCGATCTAACTCCATTAGATTTCAATGTTTACCATATAAGTACTTTAATTTCCCCTTGGCTGTATACGGATTCACCAATAATCGGCATAGCTACTGTTTCTAAGCAGATGATTCCTGGTTACGTTACGGGGGTTCAAGACATAGAAATGTTAGAACACGCTTCTAGATTCTGCCTAGAAATGCTAAAATACGTTGAAGGTGGAGGTAAGGTCTATGACGAGAACGAGTTAAAAGAATTAAAGGAGAAGTTAGGAGAATCTAACCTACAGAGGGTAAAGAAATGGAAAACGTAATTAAGATATTATCGGAATTGGTATCTTTTAAAACATATAACTCTCCTGGAAAAGATTACGATAAAATAGCTTACTATCTAAGGGATCTATTTGAAAGTATAGTTTTTCTGTTGAGTTAATTGAAATACCAGAGGAATATTTAGATAGAAATTATATTTATTCTCCAAGACATAAAGGAAATAAAAGGATAATAGTTTTAGCTAAAAATAATGATGAGCCTTTAATTCACTTCAACGCTCATTACGATGTTGTTCCCGCAGGTAACGGATAGTTAACAGATCCCTATAAACTGAAATTGGTAGGTGATAAGGCTTATGGAAAAGGAGTATCGGACATGAAGGGAGGAGTAGTTAGTATGTATTTAGCCTTAAGTGAAACTAAAAGACCAGTGGAAATTTCACTGGTCCCAGATGAGGAGAGCGGAGGTATAGGTACTAAATATTTAACTGAAGTGAGGAAAATAAGAGCTAAATACGTAATCATAGGTGATCCTAGCTTCCCTAATATATACATAGGGCATTTGGGAATAATAAGGGGTGTTATTAGGCTTATTGAGAAACAAGCTCACGCAAGCAAGACTAAAGAAGGAGAAAATGCTTTCATAAATGGGGCAAAATTAGCTTTAGAAATACAGAAAATTTATGGTGTTAAAGAAGTATCGTTAAATCTAGGCGGATATACGATCAACTCTTCAGATAATGATGGCGTAGTTCCGGGGGAGTTTGTTTTCAGTTTCTACAGAAGTACTTTACAGAAAAATGAAAGCCTCGCCATTCACGGTAGACTCAAAATCACCTCCTTAAGCGTTTCTACTAGATGGAAAAATTCTCTGGATCAATATCCTATTTGAAGATTATTTTGGGAGGAGGTTGTATTATAATCTTGCTTCATCATGTAGTAATGCACCTTCTCCCTCACCTTAAACCTTTCTCCAATTTATTAAATCTTTCATATTGTTACAAATTTCTTATCTTTATGAATAATACATTATTATATCAAGGTTATTTTTTGTAATACGATTTTTGGGTCTACCATAAAGTGCGAGGCATTCATTTTTCTGTAAAATAGTTATCACGTTAAATTCAATAAAACCGTGGAGTTAAACTAACTTTTCCATAATTTCCGTTAACTTATTTGCGTGGTTTCTCCAAGAGTATTTCTTACTTGTTTCTAAAGCGTTAATTGAAAGGCTTCTTCTAAGCTTGTGATTCTCCAAAACCTCGTTTATTCTGTCTACAGCCTCCTTCCAATCTTTTACCACATAACCGTTTTCCCCTTCAATTACGAATTCCTTTCCTCCTAATCCGTCATTTGCTATTACAGCCGTACCATTACATAGAGACTCTAAGACAGCCATACCTGGTCCTCTTTCATTAAATCCAAAGCGTATAGTTAAGGACGCTTTTTTATAAAGTTCCCTCAGTTTATCTTCACTAATATTGCCAGTTACTATAACTTCTGGGTATTTTCTTTTAAACTCCTCCATAGTATCCCTTCTTGCCCAAGATCCCGCCATTATTAGCTTTCCCTTTATTCTTTTAGCTATCTCGCCGTAAATTTCTGGTTTCCTCCCCTCATCCCACATTGACACCGTTAGAACGAAATTTTCCTTGTCTTCTTCAATCTTATCTATTGGATAACAACCTGGATATAACACTTCAGCTTTTATACCTTTATCCTCTAGGATTCTTTTGTTCCATTGTGAATTTGTAAGAACGATTTTA belongs to Saccharolobus solfataricus and includes:
- a CDS encoding FAD-binding oxidoreductase gives rise to the protein MKLCDEYRIPLVPRGAGTSTIGQVLPIYSSIILDMNDMKEVIEIDDKWVKVTPSVKILRTLDYLRRRGKELRVYPSSFYIATLGGYIAGGDVGIGSFQYGYHFDNNGINSVRVLGVTGKYTLNGKDTLAVAQAAGTTGVITEAELAIIDYEDWKDQLIRLNDLEEVVKILKKLGEFRSKIRRITVEDYEALSLVGKDRLDKVGKWNVIVASTLSFGEEVNLRFLDELAFAAIYVTMSKLTKFKDYFYEVRLLSLDSFLRVVKQVKEALNSNVLIHGDVMTLRGEIIIYTVFISDKSNFEIIDSIMLKEGIPFEIHSIEVNDRVDEEYRLELMKKYKRIMDPHNILNPGKLRL
- a CDS encoding DUF1177 domain-containing protein translates to MMLKSLIDAIEILESKDPLNLLRSKLKGVEYEEKKIGEVTFVKVYYGSGGREKVEILGRLGAIQMQNASKGLVSDADGAIVTLAVLLELLNLKEKGIALDLDVSFVTNISLNAKLIPHQPFNFMVPLIGLDEALKEEVDPKAGLILSIDSTKGNRLAKFDDFALTHVIKDGYILKLKDEVIDIYNRVTGHEVYLVSLTTGDLTPLDFNVYHISTLISPWLYTDSPIIGIATVSKQMIPGYVTGVQDIEMLEHASRFCLEMLKYVEGGGKVYDENELKELKEKLGESNLQRVKKWKT
- a CDS encoding M20/M25/M40 family metallo-hydrolase is translated as MVGDKAYGKGVSDMKGGVVSMYLALSETKRPVEISLVPDEESGGIGTKYLTEVRKIRAKYVIIGDPSFPNIYIGHLGIIRGVIRLIEKQAHASKTKEGENAFINGAKLALEIQKIYGVKEVSLNLGGYTINSSDNDGVVPGEFVFSFYRSTLQKNESLAIHGRLKITSLSVSTRWKNSLDQYPI
- a CDS encoding glycosyltransferase family 4 protein, with the translated sequence MFTIALRVLWNGGVARIAVEQARNAKAKLLVYRESFYNYDLSGIYVEFLRRKGEKGFLTPLFRRITEIYAKNRGDEATVDLDLIVKASRIIKGPALFHDQFAGITGYLRKVFDGEDYAIYLHETSLTLKGIKYLIPKVMERKVLEDAKIVLTNSQWNKRILEDKGIKAEVLYPGCYPIDKIEEDKENFVLTVSMWDEGRKPEIYGEIAKRIKGKLIMAGSWARRDTMEEFKRKYPEVIVTGNISEDKLRELYKKASLTIRFGFNERGPGMAVLESLCNGTAVIANDGLGGKEFVIEGENGYVVKDWKEAVDRINEVLENHKLRRSLSINALETSKKYSWRNHANKLTEIMEKLV
- a CDS encoding ISH3-like element ISC1439A family transposase; this translates as MQTIQVSKTELKSLAINLATNNINVISQDLDPEIVKAAPSLLTGNRGKYYLKVVRRGEKVISKGQRTFKFYPIYREVKGEINVVAVDETGLTVGEKEQEKAEGFLLYNWKRKGVKMRSLDLVYPLRLPLLVEVADLRSDSPSQFLLRSVREVSQYMEIDYVVADAGFLNLGVIKEMPVKTIVRGKSNLKGFKELSNVPLVEKRYEVKDKVYVAYRVLEFEGLYYYDVVYVKGKPRHFMFVTNFEGDPYELAELYRLRWQVEEGFKVRKARIRYVRKLSNKIFLFLYYTVLDSAWNLVNHLLFNFKSTCKKVLSFDSFVKLL